GCTCTTATGACTCCACTGATGTATTAAATGAGACAGGAGATGCTGTTAcgatcagatgacccgtacggtAGTCTACTTAATCCTATAATGATTTAAAACTGGAAAAGTAATCACTAAAAAGCAAAGCACTTATCATATAAGTAGGAGATTCATTTACCAATTAAGCATGTAGGTTTGTATATCTCAACACTCGCTGCAAAATCCTTCGTGGGTTCTAAATCTCTGCCGAATTCCTTCGCGTGTTCGGGTACACCAGTCTCCCGTTTAGTAGAGAGGAGACCATCAACGTCGAACATAAAAATGCGTTCTAGAGCATCGCTCTTTTGCATTCCGCTGTCCACCATGGCTGCTACAATTAGACTTGCAATTCCAGTAGCGGCCTGCaaataatcttataataattaatttaaattaacttttaaatggAAAAAAATCGCAAACAGCAAACTAAGCGAAATCGTCAGTATATCAACATAACATTGTATCAACTTTTCCCGTGCTAGGTAATCGTGACGACCGCTGTCTTACACAACTAATATACTGAGAACCAAATAATTTTTGGGACAAAACAATACATCAATATATCCTTTGTATAATGTTGAACTAGAATTAGTGTgactttcatttttaaatagttaaatttataattatcataattgaATGTCATTTACCTCTTTTGCAGTGCATCTTCTTTAATCCATCCTCTCCCCAAACTCAAACTATTTCAAAGAATTACATTCACCCATTGTTATTCaaagatttaccagtgggacagaaagatcctttgcacagaaaggcggctagattatgggtaccacaacggcgcctatttatgccgtgaagcagtattgtgtaaatattactgtgttacgttctgaagggtgccttagctactgaaattactcggcaaatgagacttaacatcttgtgtctcaaggtgacaattgtagtgccgttcagaatttttgggtttttcaagaatcctgcactgcattgtaatgggcagggcgtatcaattaccatcagctgaacgccctgctcatctcgtcccttatttttattaaaattcgaaatgttttatatttttaaaaccataTTAAACAAATGAATAATACTTACAGAGCCAGCACCTAAGAACATGTAACTGTATTCAGTAATCTTCTTTTTCGATATCCTCTCAGTTGCCAAAAGTCCAGCCACAGACACACTAGCCGTGCCCTGAATGTCATCATTGAAAGTGCAATATCTGTCTTTGTATTTATGAAGCAGAGGCGTTGCATTTATGAGAGCAAAGTCTTCAAACTGCGAAATTAAATAGTTCTATGACCGACCAAATTCGTTCGTGTCACGTCATACGGGGGGTCATATATAAGGGGTGGAACTtacagttataattatttagtttatcTCAGTCATAGAAATAGGAATGTTGGTAATTCCTTGCAGGTAGACTGTCGACTCTATATAGACTGTCGACTCTACATACAATACATTGCTACGTACGCTTGTAACGCTCCGATTATTGAGAGTGATGAACAGCAATGGTGAGTGAATAAATTAGAAACCTTATAGTGAACAATGATCgttatatttgattttaaacagCAGATTACTTAAAAAACTTACAAGCCGTTTGGTTGGTATAGTTAGTTTGTGCAGAGTTTCCATAGTTAGTATAACTACAATACACCACATTTACGCGTCACGCTTCACTTCCGCCGTTCCATtgaatactaaatcactactcaCTAGAGGTCTatgtttttttactttcttaCTTTCAATACcttcttatttaaatttctaaagGCTTTATCGGAATATACCTATAACTTACTTATAGGTACTTCCCCCAGGCGGATAAACTGTATGAGTATCATGGACTAATTTTCAATGCTATAAACAAATActatatttacccccttattcataatagtctgctaacttaaagcattgctaattctcgctctgtcttcttctattgacctaagtcagaatgataaaaaacactcctaagcggctgtttaaagttagcggaccattatgaataagggggttagaattcaaatttaaatatttttattcaaaataggatgtgaaatcacttattgaaagtcaaaaaaactaccacccattccaaagtgaatgcctcaggcctgagaagaatgggcgcaacaaactcagcgtcatgtttcataataatattttatgatcatattttcatataacAAGTACAAGCAATTCGAATTATATTTGATGTGTATTTCTCTTACTTCAATTTCAACGCCAAATCTATATATAGGTATACGAattaatacctatatatacatatatacatattgaaacataacattaattaattcatcTTCGCTTATTTTCTATTTAGCAAGGTCACGATTTCCTGATTATCTATATTTtcatgaaataggaggacaaacgagcgtacgggccttcggttcctggtgttaagtgatcaccgccgcccacattctcttgcaacaccagaggaatcacagaagcgttgccggcctttaaggaaggtgtaaatCAGGTCATCTTTCTGATAAACATCCTTAAATAAGCGTGTGGtctaaatgtgtaacactcgtgttATTCGAAGAAAATACAATAGAAGATAtagatattgatttatttacttGTAAAAGAACATGGGATCCAAATTTTTTCACGCACGCAGCCATAAATTCTGCTATAAAATCATCATACTCTTTTCCTCGAACTCTCTTTTGACGTAATCCAATATACAACGGATCTTCTAGAAGGGTCTGgaaatcataattaaacaaGACTGTTCATTGCATATAGAATCAAAAAGTTAGCAATCCTATTTTAATATATGGGATAGGAGTAAATGCGTATTAgcactttttttacaataagattttacaatttttttgtttattaatctaTTCCTAATTGAAATTTACTATTAATCAACGTTTGATTTCAATCcgatgttttaaaattttcgtTACATAGACACATCAGCTAGTAAAAGCTTGTTAAGAACACTCAATttctgtatattattatagtataacaGATCGAAACCTTTTTACCTGATTGTCCGTACCGACGTCTAATGTTATGGGTAAACATTGATGAGGAGGTATTCCAGCCAGGGCAGTATACAATGCCAGTTTCCCAACAGGAATCCCCATCCCGTACGCGCCCAAATCTCCAAGTCCAAGAATCCGTTCTCCATCGGTAAACACAATAGCTCTCACGTCATTCTCAGGCCTACGTAAAAGATATATTatctcaataataaaataataatatttgttgtcgtgaaaaaaattatctatggtgatgatgataattTCAATTACTTACCTACACACCAAACAACGTTAAATTGATTATGCAGATCATCCCTTTAGTGCTGATAGAATATAGTAAACTAAAGAAACCAACTTCTAATTATATATAAGGTATTAAATGCATTCCATTCCATTCCAACCGTTCACCTAACTGGTGATTGGCGAGGtatccaattatatatataccaaaTACTGATTGGCTGGCGCAGTTCGACACGAACGAGGTATCGCATTAAGATAGATACGTCGATACAGACTTATTCCGATACTGTCACTGTATAAGCAGATTTTGGCGTGTGATATCACACCAGAATAGCACACTTCCATCTCGTTCCGTGAATGTCGCAacaggcgactaagggatacataGAACGTAACATCTTTCCTTAAAAGCATCACCAtcaactgcgatcgccaacccgcctgtcAACCGTGGCGATTTTGGCAAAACCCCCTCAAAATTAATGCCCCCCGCAATGAGCGTCTTCCGGCCGATGTTGATCATGAGCAGATTATTTCGCTTTAGGTAGATCATCtgtttgttacaataaaaaactaaaaataaaggCAACTAAccaattttgtaaaatgttcaGAACATGGCCTCTGTCATTAATAGTAATGAACAGCCCTCTCGGTTTCTTGTAGATGAGTCCAAATCTCTGACAAGCCAAGCCTACAGTTGGCGTATAAACAATCGGCATATACTTGTCAATGTTCTGTGAAATTAGACTAAAGAATAATCTTTCATTTGTATCCTGAAAAGAGCACAGCACGTCACAAGTGTATGTAACTAAACTaggtatattattaaacaattattttagcTATTAATGATGGGGAAGGTACTGAAAAGAGACGCGTTGGATGAACAACATCGTGGCTACAGAATGTCTGGGAGTGGACTGGAAATATCTCCGTCACACAACTGTTCCGCCTCGAACTACATAACACTTATTTTAGGTTACCTTTAAGTAATAGTGAAAATCTGCAGAAAATTTGTAGAGTTTTGGGTCTAGTAGCATTGGAAAgcggtttttatttaaatcagagTTTCTTTAGAAAAAAGGGGGACAAACAAAACTCCAGGTGTCCCGTTGGAATTATCGCCACCGCTTTTCGCCAAACCGGACCAATTAATTGTTGATAACCTTTAAGATATTTGAGTGTACGCGCTTTCACTAGGTACCTACCCATTTCAAATCCACATGGAAATACTGCGACAGGATTCGCAGTTTATGCAACTTATTAtacctatttctatatttttcagAAATGGACTGATGCGATAGTTTTTTATAGACAGAATAAGATATTTACCTGTAGTTCCACTAAATATAGATACTTATTGAGGTCATCTTTATATCTGTCTATCGATATTCTGCAGATATTTAACTGTTCTTCTCGAGTTTTAAAGTCTGCAGCTAATAGTCCTTGTATACCGAGTGCCTGCCGTTCCTCTAAAGTAAATGCAAGACCCTATTGAAAAAATTTCACAGATTTAAATGATGTTAGAGCGAAATGGGTGAGTTTGTTTGCATAATATGTGAAAAGAAGAACTTGAATTATTGAAGGTGTGAACGAACTGCAAAAGATGCCAGATGAtggcattaataaaataatttgttgtgATTTGTGGAAATAAAGGAACAACCGCAAGCAAAATGAGGGCACAAACTAGCTCTCTTTTCTGGAAGTGTCAAAGCCTtctccatattttttataaatatataatcacAGTGGTGTATTCAGAGATATTTTTTCGTGCAAAAAAATTTATACTTAACCTTTTAAGTAAATGCATTATAGCTGATTCTTGGCTTCTTGTCTTCCAACTACAAATTACGAGGTGTGTTCAAAAAGTAAcgagaaatttttaaatttcgcgGGTTTGGAGAGTCCGCCtgtacaaaaatttttttatcatgTTGGTACACATGCCCCTGAAGTACGATAAAATTTTCAACAATATTCATTGCATACTTTTTGAGTGGCAGCCGCTAACGTTAGACGTGTTTTTCGAGCTCGGCGATTTTCGTTTGTGACAAAAATGGATCAAAGAATTTGTATTCAATTTTgcgtaaaaaatgaaataaagtgaagtgaagtttgtaaaatgttaacaaaGGCATATGGTGAGTCTGCTATGAGTAAAGCAAGGATTTACGAGTGGTATAAGcgtttccaagatggccgcgaaaACGTTGAAGATGACGATCGACCCGGACGCCCAAGCACAtcaacaaccgatgaaaacgtgAAAAAAGTGAAAGAAATGGTTATGAACGATCGCCAAATCACAATTAGAGAAGTCGCTGATGATATTGGCATATCAGTTGGCTCATGCCATGAAATTTTTTCGGATGTTTTGGGTATGAAACGTGTGGCAGCAAAATTCGTTCCAAAATTGTTAAATTACGAACAAAAACAGCGGCGAATGGAAGTTGCCCAGGAGTCGCAAAATGAAGTAAATAACGATGCAGAACTACTACAACGTGTTATAACAGGTGATGAAACATGGGTTTACGGATATGATGTCGAAACTAAGGCTCAATCGTCCCAGTGGAGGCATTCTGGATCGCCAAGACCGAAAAAGGCTCGACAAGTGCGGTCGAATGTGAAGATTATGCTCACTGTGTTCTTCGATCTTAATGGCATAGTGCATCATTGCATCATGAATTCTTGTCACAAGGTCAAACAATCAATAAGGAGTACTACCTACAAGTTCAACGCCGTTTGCGTGAAGCAATCTGAAAAAAACGCCCGGATTTGTGGCAAAACAATTCATGGCTTTTGCACCACGATAATGCACCTGCTCACACTTCATTGCTTGTTCGTGTTTTTTTGGCCAAAAACAAAACTGTAACGATGCCTCAGCCTCCATATTCGCCAGATATGGCTCCATGTGACTTTTTTCTATTTCCAAAAATAAAGAGAACATTAAAAGGCAGTCGTTTTACAAGCATAGATGACATTAAAAGCGAATCGCTGAAAGAGCTAAAAGCTATTACGAAGATCGAGTTTCAAAAGTGTTTCGAGGATTGGAAAAGGCGTTGGCACAAGTGTATTATATCCGAGGGGGATTACTTTGAAGGGGACAGAATAGAtattgatgaataaataaagatttttttcataaaacaaaaattctcgTTATTTTTTGAACACACctcgtaaatatattttattttacctaaTGTGCTTCCGAATCACATATTTATGTTATGGTCTTGCTTTAGCAGACATCAATCAGATCCATAGAAAAAGCTATCACAGATTTTGAGCTGTACTTTTCTAATAACAGATATCGAACGGCTACTTATTTGAAAAAACCGTACTAAATATCATCGATGGAAAAATAATCACCTTATTTAGTCTGGGATCTCTCAAATGGTCTATTCCTCTCACCATGTTAGGGCAGATGTAATTTCCCGTCGTTTCATTAAATTGCCGACTTTGTATGGTTCGTTCATGTTCCTTTTGTAAGCAGAAGCCCAGTTTTCTTGATGGCCTACAACTAATGAAACGAAACATTAAGCAATCTACTTACCTATTCATTGTGTGATTATATTGTGCTAGCAGGTCATTATAATCTACAACATGcccaataaacaaacaaaacaatggTGTCAAATGGACTCAAGGATCATTCATATCGATAGACATGTTGCATTCAATTAACATGCCGTGATATATGTAGTCCACACTGACTAAGCAAAAGGGTATAcgaaatttatatattgtttactTACACAGCTCTTCTGTAAAACATTtctaaaaattgtataaaacatttaaaatacaaaacattacGTTTTCTTTAGCTTTTGACGCATTATCAGATTTCAAGAATTGGGTGTCTATGATCATTTTGATAGAGTTTTACTTTTTTATCACTATAGAACTTAATTTTTCGGAAGGAGTTACAACTTCAACAACTGGTGTAGAAGTTTCCTTTGAAATTTTTAGCATTTCTCGAGATTACGGAACCTTTATTTCAGTGCGTATTAAGTGTGTAAGTAGGTGGGATGAACTTAGTAGTAGAaactcacttattgaaagtgatACAAGAACTaagtttattacaaatatataaaacattactagttgttataattattttgtctcaaaattgttgttgtcaaaatatttagttaaatattcACATAACATTTCACTTGTCTTATCCTTCACGGCGCTACCTCAACGATCGTGTTGATCGCCACGAGTCGCCCACTTTTTTACTGTCGGGTGATCTCCATGAGACGACGATCATCCCGTCAGCATATCGTTGGGACTCGATACGGAAACGAAGCTTGAACACGACAaatcaaagttctttatttggcAGAAAcagttattacaaatttaagagtaggcacatgtttcgtatCAATCATGCAAATATTTgagggttttttttattttggtaatgaatttaaattttccttAACCAATAAACTAGCCTCTAGTATATAAATTTCGGTAACAGTcagtatgtttaaatttaaaaatagtggTCTGCTAGTGGACTCACTGTactattgttttattgaaagttcattaccatcagccgaacgtcctactcgttcccttatttgaattgaaaaaaagATGGCGCGCTCGCAGAGCTCTCGTAGCGCAAGTGTCACAAACACCACGTGTAAGACCAGACATTATACTCACATTTAACAACGCGTCGTATAAAGGCACgttctataaaaatgtataaaaataagtggTATACCATACTATTAATGTATTATACTAACGTCAGTGCGATAATTTAACAATGGGTACCATGATATCGTATATTATTCGCTCGTGGAGGTGGCGCTTTACTTATTTCATTAGACACAGCATTCAAACgtcaatgtaaataatttgtgaTTCACCTACACTTTATAACGATAACTCGTTATTAAAACACTGTTTGGTTCGAAcatgtttaattaataacatctattcatattatattatttaacaattatgATTACGAACatacaataacattttatttgagaacgtctcacaaataaaaaaaaaactttaataattgaCCTAAAATGCACTTAAAGTAGAAACCCTGGTAACGAAACAAATACATGAAACGGAACATAGATTAGTTTAAGAACAGAGATGACAAACAAAACGTTAACTACAAACtcatgttagtttaatacagtcataatattatctagatCGTCACAGCAACATAATCACATGTATCAATAGACACAAGCTCTAAAATAACttacatttttaacataattatattaatactttCCAGCTATTATATTTGttcctaaaatactgaaagCAATACGAAAACGGTCCTAgtcaaaatatattgaaacaTTGCAAAGAAAATACGATAATATACTAGTGATTGAGATGTTGTACAAATTAATCGCATGGATTAAGAGCTATGTTGCACAGGCagacatattataaacataattttaaaatttaataatataaattaatcttaatttataataaaaaaaatacgtgcaGAGGTAAAGAATGTCAATTCTATGAACACTGTCTTTGTGATCGGAAGAAACTAattgcaattataaaaaaaatatataatcgtTTTAATAATGCTGCGGTGACTAGACTtcgattttaataaatatattcaaatgaaACTAACACACACATAATGCTTATAGCATTTTTacttaaatcaaatataaattaggaaacagataagatattaataatactagtcaaacacttaaaaaaaacgtCTTAAATTACATTAGAACGTAGAAGTGACAATAGATTTGCTATTTTAGTTACAACCTTTAGTCTCAAATAGGGAACAAAAGATATACCCAAGCGATAAGTTTAGTTGCGCTAGAGGGTGACTATGGGAACAAGTTccgattacaataattatttactaacaCAACATTGTCTTAATTTATGGTTACACTACAGACACACACacgttaaaatttaatactttatcATACTGTTATTTATGCAAGGATGGGAGTAAATCAGTCAATTTATTAAATGCCCCTTCAAACAGCAATCAATATTCGTTGAAATAATCTGTTTGCTACAAATATTACGATTGTCCTAAAGAAATTGGTCTAAAATTGAACACCATTTGGTATAAATTACGATTGTAGTACACTAGTTGATAAagcttgtaataaaataatcgcTAGTTTCAGTTTCAAGtacatttgtataaaatatcttGGACACAGTCGCACCCTACACTACGAGAAGagataatttatgttaaaatgttTGCATTAGTGTAAGCctttgttacataaatattataataaataatcaagttattagaaaaattcaaaataaatccaaaactttttgaagtaatacttctgtaggcgcgttatgaaactatgacgagagtgaaattttaagatgcgcgcgcatcactgtaacactaaagtaacagggtgaagttgggtcctaaaattttctgactttTGCGatattccttatttttttttttttttgcttcttcgtccattattaggataggcaaaggattcaagcccgtacagacgtattcgttatttaataattaattgaaaaaccAAGCGATCGTTGCcacatttttacaatattgttctttctataaacgtaaaatagcatgaggaataaataattttaaggattttgctttgttaggccaaagaagtataacttcttggatgcatacataagtacacacacactttttttaatatatcattaatgaactttaatatatattaagaaggaCATCATATCGAGAGGTGGGAAGATCAGTTGTCAAAGGATGTAGAGCTCGCGACAAAGATTAGAATAGATTAGAATGATCTAGAAGAAACGAGaaagaaaatttttgattatttcTCTATTTACTAGGCATCTAAGAgtaatattcatatttaattatgaatgaGTAGACTGATTCAAGTAGAAACTTTACTGTTACTAACTGGATGCAGTCATTACAGCATCTTTTATAAGTTTAAAGTATTCcccttagatcattaatacgtctagatataccgTGACAGCTTGGAAAACGTCTAAATAAATTGATGTTCATAGTCAATCTTTATTTTGAGTAAGACgtagattgtcacgcacactaaagtaataaagttGGCCTAtcttcatcggttgtctaaaagcaaagtgctctatcaagacgtaaaaattatctatggTATTCCCATCAAAACACACATTATATCTGTAATAAAAATACGGAACTTGGATTATGGACgcgaattttataatattacgtaCGGACAACTATTACCGTCTTGCATTTCTTGAATCACGTGTGTATATAAAACtcttgtaaaaaattaaattattactactGTGAAAtcagaataaaataagtttaatctTAATGTAACATATTCTTACTCTGGTATTTTGTAGAATATTTTCGTGTACATTGATACTttgctattaaaaatattgaacttTCGacgacataatattaattatactaattGAAAAATGCATACATTGacataatgattatttttacatattttttatagtattctgtaatttaataatacaacagaACCATAAATGCAGTGTAAATGTAAATTTGTCTATGGCTGAACGACAgggcaaataaaaaaattaactaactaTGGTTCTACAAATATTCCGAGAAGATAAAGGGTatactaattttttttctagtagtttatatttaacatgggttatttttgtatatgtatTCAGACATTGAACTTTAATCACACATCAACAACATCAAGTCTTACCTAGACATCGCATTATATGCATATTTCTGATATTCAAACCGTTAATATTATATCtgcattgttttttaattttaagaactataatgaataaatatctCATATGAATTATttggcagtgatcactttccGTCTGACAATCACtcctcttttgtcctcctactACCATAAAACAGTAAATCCCATAATTCACTGACGTCATTCAGTTCACAAATATCTATAACACTTATAGAAATAGTAGTATGTGTATATTATGTGtgcagaataaaaaaaactaatttaatgcAATCTTCAAATTAGACCAATGAATGTAGCGATCGGATTACCAGATTATGAATAAAgactttttttttgtgttctGGCAAGGTCGCTATTAGATTAATACTTGGTGATGAAAAAGTTTGCCCTATGTGTTGCTTAAAAATATGTGTTAGTGAGGTGTCACAAAGTCACGGGTGACTTTTGTGGGTATAAGTGACGAACACTGTCACTGATACTTGATGTACAGCCGCGTTCACCAGCCCGCAGTTACAATAGCTAAGTCGAACACGTCACAAAGGTATACAAGGTATATCGCAATGAATCCTCGCTA
The window above is part of the Leptidea sinapis chromosome 8, ilLepSina1.1, whole genome shotgun sequence genome. Proteins encoded here:
- the LOC126965633 gene encoding NADP-dependent malic enzyme-like isoform X2, whose protein sequence is MFYRRAVCRPSRKLGFCLQKEHERTIQSRQFNETTGNYICPNMVRGIDHLRDPRLNKGLAFTLEERQALGIQGLLAADFKTREEQLNICRISIDRYKDDLNKYLYLVELQDTNERLFFSLISQNIDKYMPIVYTPTVGLACQRFGLIYKKPRGLFITINDRGHVLNILQNWPENDVRAIVFTDGERILGLGDLGAYGMGIPVGKLALYTALAGIPPHQCLPITLDVGTDNQTLLEDPLYIGLRQKRVRGKEYDDFIAEFMAACVKKFGSHVLLQFEDFALINATPLLHKYKDRYCTFNDDIQGTASVSVAGLLATERISKKKITEYSYMFLGAGSAATGIASLIVAAMVDSGMQKSDALERIFMFDVDGLLSTKRETGVPEHAKEFGRDLEPTKDFAASVEIYKPTCLIVGGAFTEKILKTMAKNHERPVIFALSNPTSKAECTAEQAYTHTEGRCIFASGSPFAPVKYKGKEYHTGQGNNAYIFPGLALGVIASQAKCVTDVMFLMAARTVANSVSESDLALGRIYPPLSDITKVSFNIAVEICQMAYEKGLATVHPKPADYKAFVKENIYDLNYHSCLPNFFKYPKPPKVNVKTVEEAYKDILPTPPPR
- the LOC126965633 gene encoding NADP-dependent malic enzyme-like isoform X1 is translated as MFYRRAVCRPSRKLGFCLQKEHERTIQSRQFNETTGNYICPNMVRGIDHLRDPRLNKGLAFTLEERQALGIQGLLAADFKTREEQLNICRISIDRYKDDLNKYLYLVELQDTNERLFFSLISQNIDKYMPIVYTPTVGLACQRFGLIYKKPRGLFITINDRGHVLNILQNWPENDVRAIVFTDGERILGLGDLGAYGMGIPVGKLALYTALAGIPPHQCLPITLDVGTDNQTLLEDPLYIGLRQKRVRGKEYDDFIAEFMAACVKKFGSHVLLQFEDFALINATPLLHKYKDRYCTFNDDIQGTASVSVAGLLATERISKKKITEYSYMFLGAGSAATGIASLIVAAMVDSGMQKSDALERIFMFDVDGLLSTKRETGVPEHAKEFGRDLEPTKDFAASVEIYKPTCLIGCSTVGGAFTEKILKTMAKNHERPVIFALSNPTSKAECTAEQAYTHTEGRCIFASGSPFAPVKYKGKEYHTGQGNNAYIFPGLALGVIASQAKCVTDVMFLMAARTVANSVSESDLALGRIYPPLSDITKVSFNIAVEICQMAYEKGLATVHPKPADYKAFVKENIYDLNYHSCLPNFFKYPKPPKVNVKTVEEAYKDILPTPPPR